A genomic stretch from Setaria viridis chromosome 1, Setaria_viridis_v4.0, whole genome shotgun sequence includes:
- the LOC117842794 gene encoding microtubule-binding protein TANGLED1 has translation MVARSPNAKPDRQTAVALATAAALNPALVRETLKKVDRCMARLQELQYTVAGGAKVVSGVSLSPRSTRGYLRTSLRCKQETVRMRGGASAQKRSPNGKFGGAAVGGGGGGESAQWRRMSLPAMLLGETVLEIVQASQFARDIVAVAGATNREPPRTPKPAPRTRKPAAAEQTPLRARRAREKQSHRGGGAARGADAATPPSRGRVRSRIQFKPASPVALGRPSVSANRVSPKNRPWAKKAVMFPNPAFHASTSYAAADACATPSPSKKQKRSYKTRSPVAARQTPHKFLVKTPPSALGSKLRSHGKALPARSAAVSPPPPKAQASPAKTRRCSFSPSRLATRLVSPIKARLSLGRSRDSGVGAGGGPMSGLKQRPGVNMTVRTVSSRISSR, from the exons ATGGTGGCCAGGAGCCCCAACGCCAAGCCGGACAGGCAGACGGCAGtcgccctcgccaccgccgccgcgctcaaCCCGGCCCTCGTCAGGGAGACGCTCAAGAAG GTGGATCGGTGCATGGCTCGGCTGCAGGAGCTGCAGTACACGGTTGCCGGCGGCGCCAAGGTCGTCTCCGGCGTCAGCCTCAGCCCGCGCAGCACGCGCGGGTACCTCCGCACCAGCCTCCGGTGCAAGCAGGAGACCGTCAG GATGAggggcggcgcgtcggcgcAGAAAAGGTCCCCGAACGGCAAGTTCGGCGGCGCCgcagtgggcggcggcggtggcggcgagagcGCGCAGTGGCGGCGGATGTCGCTTCCGGCCATGCTGCTCGGCGAGACCGTGCTAGAGATCGTGCAGGCCAGCCAGTTCGCTCGGGACATCGTCGCGGTGGCCGGCGCTACGAACCGGGAGCCCCCGAGGACTCCGAAGCCGGCGCCCAGGACCAGGaagccggcagcggcggagcaGACGCCCctccgcgcgcggcgcgcccggGAGAAGCAGAGCcatcggggcggcggcgcggcgcgtggCGCCGATGCCGCCACGCCGCCTTCGCGCGGCCGTGTTCGGTCCCGGATCCAGTTCAAGCCGGCCTCGCCGGTCGCCCTGGGCCGGCCGTCGGTGTCCGCCAACCGGGTCTCCCCCAAGAACCGGCCGTGGGCCAAGAAGGCGGTGATGTTCCCGAACCCCGCGTTCCACGCCTCCAcctcctacgccgccgccgacgcgtgcgccacgccgtcgccgtccaAGAAGCAGAAGCGGTCCTACAAGACGCGGTCCCCGGTGGCCGCCCGGCAGACCCCGCACAAGTTTCTGGTGAAAACGCCGCCGAGCGCGCTAGGGTCCAAGCTCAGGAGCCACGGGAAGGCCCTGCCCGCTAGGTCCGCCGCGGTatccccaccgccgcccaaAGCGCAGGCGTCACCAGCCAAGACCCGGCGCTGCTCGTTCTCCCCGTCAAGGTTGGCGACAAGGCTCGTGTCCCCGATCAAGGCGAGGCTGTCGCTGGGCAGGAGCCGAGACAGCGGCGTCGGTGCTGGCGGTGGCCCGATGAGCGGGCTGAAGCAGCGGCCGGGTGTCAATATGACCGTGCGGACGGTGTCAAGCAGGATATCGTCGAggtga